The proteins below are encoded in one region of Parvicella tangerina:
- a CDS encoding DUF3341 domain-containing protein encodes MADKVIYAMYDDDDTTKDAAKHLVSKGVHVSEVYSPFPIHGIDPIIGVQPTRLGINAFLYGITGTMLAMVAIRYMMIEDWPMNIGGKPNFSFFYNMPSFVPILFEFTVLCAAHGMAFTYLLRNKTLPGMPARNPDPRTTDDRFVIELKLEDNHGFTAEQLTAWVKETEIVELEEKVIK; translated from the coding sequence ATGGCAGATAAAGTAATATACGCAATGTACGATGACGATGACACTACAAAAGATGCAGCAAAGCATTTAGTGTCAAAAGGAGTACATGTTTCAGAGGTTTACTCTCCGTTCCCTATTCACGGGATTGATCCTATCATAGGAGTACAGCCTACACGATTGGGAATTAATGCATTCCTTTACGGTATCACAGGAACGATGTTAGCTATGGTCGCTATTCGTTATATGATGATTGAAGACTGGCCAATGAATATTGGGGGTAAACCCAACTTTAGCTTCTTCTATAACATGCCATCATTCGTTCCAATTTTATTTGAGTTCACCGTGTTGTGCGCAGCTCATGGAATGGCTTTTACTTATTTGTTAAGAAATAAAACACTTCCTGGAATGCCAGCGCGTAATCCAGATCCAAGAACAACTGATGACCGATTCGTAATCGAGTTGAAATTGGAAGATAACCACGGTTTCACAGCTGAGCAATTAACTGCTTGGGTGAAAGAAACTGAAATTGTTGAATTAGAAGAAAAAGTAATTAAGTAA
- a CDS encoding c-type cytochrome, with protein MKLNFKNISILAGASLLAMSCSRNPDSPGYEYMPDMYRSQAVEAYVDYGLVKDEEHQDLKETMSARVPSEGTIPFNADPKMAEVMMPYSYDNTDEGYNAAKGNAIPEMYVETEEIAKANAEEGKKLFGYFCSHCHGKTGKGDGKVVTYGEYNTPMPYDGGYKDRTLGQIFHVITYGKGAMGPHGSQLNKDERWKVALHVRTLQHGELLYGEIITELDSLNALKDSLMVTPPMIIDSTLLLNDDASMSPASGGDASMGEGHGNGTQH; from the coding sequence ATGAAACTTAATTTTAAAAATATCTCAATTCTAGCTGGAGCATCCCTTCTTGCGATGTCTTGTAGCAGAAATCCAGATTCACCGGGATACGAATATATGCCGGACATGTACAGATCTCAAGCAGTTGAGGCCTACGTTGATTACGGTTTAGTCAAAGACGAAGAGCATCAAGACTTGAAAGAAACCATGTCTGCAAGAGTACCCTCAGAAGGAACAATCCCTTTTAATGCAGATCCTAAAATGGCTGAAGTGATGATGCCTTATTCTTATGATAATACAGACGAAGGATACAATGCTGCTAAAGGAAATGCAATTCCTGAAATGTATGTAGAGACAGAAGAAATTGCAAAAGCCAACGCAGAAGAAGGTAAAAAATTATTCGGTTACTTCTGTTCTCACTGCCATGGTAAAACAGGGAAAGGAGACGGAAAAGTAGTTACTTATGGTGAATATAACACGCCAATGCCGTATGATGGTGGATACAAAGATCGAACATTGGGTCAGATCTTCCATGTAATTACCTATGGTAAAGGTGCAATGGGGCCACATGGTTCTCAGTTGAATAAAGATGAAAGATGGAAGGTTGCTCTTCACGTGAGAACGCTTCAACATGGAGAATTACTATACGGAGAAATTATAACTGAATTGGATAGCCTGAATGCTCTGAAAGATTCATTGATGGTAACGCCTCCTATGATAATCGATTCTACCTTACTTCTAAACGATGACGCATCAATGTCACCTGCCTCTGGTGGAGATGCAAGCATGGGAGAAGGACATGGTAACGGCACTCAACACTAA
- a CDS encoding quinol:cytochrome C oxidoreductase encodes MGFQVSDKVKKILFGLIGLGVILMVVGIFTQKRYLFPEVHDDYHLTVISNFEGYAGDTDYQAALTDLKKEVETALGEEYVVTIDDKSGVCTDPHHDHGHDAEGHDHEGGEETHEHEDDHSDHAHHGPAVVWHISIAHAGHGEEHSEGENHEGGHVTEEHADHGSHAHVGGHGHGTIPAEELASKFESGELSVKDAENRRLWSNLLVNGFFFFGIALGALFYLGLHYATESGWGVVLLRVFEGVSSAIWLGMAALLVVLLAATFGMNDIYPWMDSETVNSDAIIYGKGAYLNKGFFWIRIIAYFFVFGFFMMWFRKTSRKEDEEGGVEHHFKMYRRGALFLVFFAVFSSTMAWDIIMSIDTHWFSTLFGWYTFSGIWLSGMIMIMMVTLYMKSKGALEFVNENHIHDVGKWMFAISFLWSYLWFSQFMLIWYSNIPEEVTYFIARFNDYKYIFMGMFAVNFVLPMVFFMSRDTKRSAPYLIVIGLIIFIGHWFDVFCMVMPGTVFAEWEYGMLEIGMFMAFLGGFLLLVFKGLASAPLVQKNHPYLQESIHHEF; translated from the coding sequence ATGGGATTTCAAGTTTCAGATAAAGTGAAAAAAATATTGTTCGGCTTAATCGGCCTGGGAGTTATTCTCATGGTTGTCGGAATTTTCACACAAAAAAGGTATTTATTTCCAGAAGTTCATGATGACTACCATTTAACGGTTATCTCGAATTTTGAAGGTTATGCGGGTGATACTGACTATCAAGCAGCGTTAACTGACTTGAAAAAAGAAGTAGAAACGGCATTAGGTGAAGAATATGTAGTAACAATAGATGATAAGTCTGGCGTTTGTACTGACCCACATCATGATCATGGGCACGATGCTGAAGGTCATGACCATGAAGGAGGTGAGGAAACTCATGAACATGAGGATGATCACTCAGACCATGCGCACCATGGGCCAGCAGTTGTTTGGCACATTTCAATTGCTCACGCTGGTCACGGAGAAGAGCATTCAGAAGGAGAAAATCATGAAGGAGGGCACGTAACAGAAGAACACGCTGATCATGGTTCACATGCTCATGTCGGTGGCCATGGACATGGCACCATTCCTGCTGAAGAACTTGCAAGTAAGTTCGAGAGCGGAGAACTTTCTGTGAAGGATGCAGAGAATAGGAGACTTTGGTCAAACTTATTGGTGAATGGTTTCTTCTTCTTTGGAATTGCTTTAGGTGCGTTGTTCTATTTAGGTTTGCACTATGCAACTGAATCTGGATGGGGAGTTGTTTTACTAAGAGTTTTTGAGGGTGTTTCCAGCGCAATTTGGCTGGGTATGGCAGCTCTACTTGTTGTTTTATTAGCGGCAACTTTTGGAATGAACGACATTTACCCTTGGATGGACAGCGAAACTGTGAATAGTGATGCCATTATCTATGGTAAAGGTGCTTACCTAAACAAAGGTTTCTTCTGGATCAGAATCATAGCTTACTTCTTTGTATTTGGATTCTTTATGATGTGGTTCAGAAAAACATCACGAAAAGAAGATGAAGAAGGTGGGGTTGAACATCACTTTAAAATGTACAGAAGAGGAGCACTTTTCTTAGTTTTCTTTGCTGTGTTCTCATCTACAATGGCCTGGGATATAATTATGTCTATTGATACGCATTGGTTCTCTACCCTCTTTGGATGGTATACTTTCTCTGGTATTTGGCTATCAGGTATGATCATGATTATGATGGTAACATTGTATATGAAAAGTAAAGGAGCTTTAGAGTTCGTAAATGAAAACCATATTCATGATGTCGGTAAATGGATGTTTGCGATTTCATTCTTGTGGAGTTATCTATGGTTCTCTCAGTTCATGTTAATCTGGTACTCTAACATTCCTGAAGAGGTGACTTACTTCATCGCAAGATTTAATGACTACAAATATATTTTCATGGGAATGTTTGCCGTAAACTTTGTTTTACCAATGGTATTCTTCATGTCAAGAGATACAAAACGTTCTGCACCATACCTCATTGTTATTGGTTTAATCATCTTCATCGGACACTGGTTTGATGTATTCTGTATGGTTATGCCAGGAACAGTGTTCGCAGAATGGGAATACGGCATGCTAGAAATCGGTATGTTCATGGCATTCCTTGGAGGATTCTTGCTCTTGGTGTTTAAAGGACTTGCTTCCGCACCACTTGTGCAGAAAAATCACCCATACTTACAAGAAAGTATCCATCACGAATTTTAA
- a CDS encoding cytochrome c oxidase subunit II has protein sequence MNSLLILIAVVAGVAAIIQLVRLNETASALRKEKTEEIMTDEENNAMAWGFLIFMFAYFGFVIWLMAKYGFGGLGPAASEHGEDLDWLLRLNYWIILPVFFLTNALLFIFSFKYKYDKNRKATYFSHSNKLELIWTVVPSTALAVIIFMGLKTWVKIMFTAPEEGNPMVVEAYAEQFQWTFRLSGENNNLGNADYKLICPSFEYVNEHGDTIKFAGNPMGVVTKEAVIAKLAHIDQSVAKLNADLEAATGANGEYFEPDEVIEETMKQIETLNTLKYRIESGIWPTVENDSSNANQNGIDDIYLAEDLYLIKGRPVTFKFRSRDVIHSAWFPHFRAQMNCVPGMQTSFTFTPKYTTKEFAEIDEVKAHYQDINEKHNEMLKSLGEEEEVVEANFLLLCNKICGAGHHNMKRNIIVVDEAEYEKWYECTDFAEAVPVSPRLDIMGNPVVYEGWNSDSDEELVNHVNMAVVNAEKAESTPEAEVVDPMMNADSTVNMIDSVGVDMITDSVATPPTM, from the coding sequence ATGAACAGTTTATTAATTTTAATAGCAGTAGTAGCGGGAGTAGCAGCAATCATTCAGTTGGTAAGACTGAACGAAACTGCATCGGCTCTTCGTAAAGAGAAGACAGAAGAGATCATGACAGATGAAGAAAACAATGCTATGGCATGGGGTTTCTTGATTTTTATGTTCGCTTACTTCGGATTTGTAATATGGTTGATGGCTAAGTATGGTTTCGGAGGACTGGGACCTGCGGCCTCTGAACATGGAGAAGATTTAGATTGGCTATTACGTTTGAACTACTGGATCATTCTTCCGGTATTCTTCCTTACGAATGCCTTACTTTTTATCTTCTCTTTCAAGTACAAGTATGACAAGAACAGAAAAGCGACTTACTTCTCTCACTCTAATAAACTAGAGTTGATCTGGACTGTTGTTCCATCAACAGCACTAGCTGTGATCATTTTTATGGGATTGAAGACATGGGTAAAAATCATGTTTACTGCGCCAGAAGAAGGCAACCCAATGGTTGTGGAAGCTTATGCTGAACAGTTTCAATGGACTTTTAGATTGTCAGGTGAGAATAACAACCTAGGAAATGCTGATTACAAACTGATCTGCCCAAGTTTTGAATATGTGAACGAGCATGGTGATACGATCAAATTTGCCGGTAACCCTATGGGTGTTGTTACTAAGGAAGCCGTGATTGCTAAACTGGCTCACATTGATCAATCAGTAGCTAAGTTGAATGCAGACCTTGAAGCAGCAACTGGTGCTAATGGAGAGTACTTCGAACCAGATGAAGTGATTGAGGAAACGATGAAGCAAATTGAAACGTTGAACACCTTAAAATACAGAATTGAATCTGGTATTTGGCCAACAGTAGAAAATGATAGCTCTAATGCCAATCAGAATGGTATTGACGATATTTATCTGGCTGAAGATCTTTATTTAATCAAAGGAAGACCTGTTACGTTCAAGTTTAGAAGTAGAGATGTAATACACTCTGCGTGGTTCCCTCACTTTAGAGCCCAAATGAACTGTGTACCAGGTATGCAAACGAGTTTTACGTTTACTCCAAAATACACTACTAAAGAATTTGCTGAAATTGATGAAGTAAAAGCTCACTATCAAGATATCAATGAAAAGCATAACGAAATGCTGAAGTCATTGGGTGAAGAAGAAGAGGTTGTTGAAGCTAACTTCTTACTGCTATGTAACAAGATTTGTGGAGCTGGTCACCATAATATGAAGAGAAACATCATTGTTGTTGACGAAGCTGAATATGAAAAGTGGTATGAATGTACCGACTTCGCTGAAGCAGTTCCTGTTTCTCCTCGTCTAGATATCATGGGTAACCCTGTAGTTTATGAAGGATGGAATTCTGATTCTGATGAAGAGTTAGTGAATCATGTGAATATGGCTGTTGTTAATGCAGAAAAAGCAGAATCAACCCCAGAAGCGGAGGTAGTTGACCCAATGATGAATGCAGACTCAACAGTTAACATGATTGATTCTGTAGGTGTAGACATGATAACAGATTCAGTAGCTACTCCACCAACAATGTAA
- a CDS encoding cytochrome c oxidase subunit I produces the protein MAEGHDHAHDHAHDHHHEESFITKYIFSQDHKMIAKQYLVTAIVMGIIGIGLSALFRLKLGWPDAQFPILESLLGSDAAPNGELQANWYLGLVTMHGTIMVFFVLTGGLSGTFSNLLIPLQLGARDMASGLLNMISYWLFFLSSVIMVISLFVETGPASAGWTIYPPLSALEEMQPGSGLGMTLWLLSMTIFVASSLLGGINYIVTIINLRTKGMKMTRMPLTIWAFFVTAILGLLSFPVLVSAVVLLLMDRGMDTSFYLSEITTSSGALAQSGGSPILYEHLFWFLGHPEVYIVLLPALGISSEVIATNSRKPIFGYRAMIGSILAIGFLSFIVWAHHMFVTGMSPFLGGVFTFTTLLIAIPSAVKVFNYITTLWKGNIKFTPAMVFSIGMVSTFISGGVTGIILADSALDISKHDTYFVVGHFHVVMGMSAILAMFAGVYHWFPKLYGKMMNKKLGLTHFWLTIISGYGVFIPMHFTGEGGLPRRYYDNTEIPMFDHFMDLNVLISVFALIGVIGQVVFFFNFFYSAFRGPRASQNPWKATTLEWTTPVEHVHGNWPGALPEVHRWPYDYSKPGWDEDFVPQTIPLKPDEEEH, from the coding sequence ATGGCAGAAGGACACGATCACGCACACGATCACGCACATGATCATCATCATGAAGAAAGCTTCATTACGAAGTATATCTTTTCGCAGGATCACAAAATGATTGCTAAGCAATACTTAGTTACTGCAATCGTAATGGGGATTATTGGTATTGGATTGTCTGCATTGTTCAGATTAAAACTAGGGTGGCCAGATGCGCAGTTCCCAATCCTTGAATCACTTTTAGGTTCAGACGCTGCTCCAAATGGTGAGCTACAAGCAAACTGGTATCTCGGACTAGTTACCATGCACGGGACTATTATGGTATTCTTTGTATTAACTGGTGGACTATCTGGTACGTTCTCCAACTTACTCATTCCATTGCAACTTGGTGCGCGAGATATGGCATCAGGTTTATTGAATATGATTTCATATTGGTTGTTCTTCCTTTCGAGCGTTATTATGGTTATTTCTCTATTTGTAGAAACTGGACCTGCTTCAGCTGGATGGACGATCTATCCTCCGTTGAGTGCACTGGAGGAAATGCAACCCGGTTCTGGTCTTGGTATGACCCTCTGGTTACTTTCGATGACCATCTTCGTTGCATCTTCACTGCTTGGAGGTATTAATTATATTGTTACCATCATTAACCTTAGAACTAAAGGAATGAAAATGACCAGAATGCCGCTAACTATTTGGGCATTCTTTGTAACAGCTATTTTAGGTCTGTTGTCGTTCCCAGTTTTGGTTTCTGCAGTAGTATTATTATTAATGGATAGAGGAATGGATACTTCTTTCTATTTATCAGAGATCACGACATCGTCTGGAGCATTAGCTCAGTCAGGAGGTTCACCTATTCTTTATGAGCATTTATTCTGGTTCCTGGGTCACCCAGAGGTATACATCGTACTACTACCTGCTTTGGGTATTTCATCAGAGGTAATTGCAACGAACTCAAGAAAACCAATCTTTGGATATCGTGCAATGATCGGTTCGATCTTAGCAATTGGGTTCCTTTCATTTATCGTATGGGCACACCACATGTTCGTTACAGGTATGAGTCCATTCCTTGGAGGTGTATTTACCTTTACAACGTTGTTAATCGCCATTCCATCTGCGGTAAAAGTATTTAACTACATTACTACCCTATGGAAGGGTAATATCAAGTTCACGCCTGCCATGGTCTTTAGCATCGGAATGGTGTCTACCTTTATCTCAGGTGGGGTAACAGGTATTATTCTCGCAGATAGTGCACTGGATATCTCCAAACACGATACTTATTTTGTTGTAGGACACTTCCACGTAGTAATGGGAATGTCTGCAATTCTCGCAATGTTTGCAGGAGTTTATCATTGGTTCCCTAAACTATATGGAAAAATGATGAACAAAAAACTTGGTCTTACTCACTTCTGGTTAACGATCATTTCTGGTTATGGTGTATTTATACCTATGCACTTCACGGGAGAAGGAGGACTGCCAAGACGATATTATGACAATACAGAGATTCCAATGTTTGATCACTTCATGGATCTGAATGTTCTAATTAGTGTCTTTGCACTTATCGGAGTTATAGGACAAGTCGTCTTTTTCTTTAATTTCTTCTATAGTGCATTTAGAGGCCCTAGAGCATCTCAAAACCCATGGAAAGCAACTACCCTTGAATGGACCACACCAGTGGAACACGTTCACGGAAACTGGCCAGGAGCACTTCCTGAAGTGCATAGATGGCCTTATGACTACAGCAAACCTGGTTGGGATGAAGATTTTGTACCTCAAACCATTCCTTTGAAACCAGACGAGGAAGAACATTAG
- a CDS encoding RluA family pseudouridine synthase has translation MLEDENISEQDGEEELYEHYNFTADQGQEVLRIDKFLIDRMPNTSRNKIQVAAKSGNILVNKKTVKPNYKVKPGDDISIVLPYPVRNLELIPQNIPLEIIYEDDSLVVLNKQAGIVVHPGYGNYSGTLVNALIYHFDHLPSLPSDYFGRPGLVHRLDKNTTGLMVVAKTENALNHLANQFYERTTFRRYNAIVWGDLREDEGTITGHIGRSLKNRKVMDVFPEGDHGKHAVTHYKVLKRFGYVTLIECRLETGRTHQIRVHFKHIGHPLFNDNEYGGDKILKGTIFSKYKAFIENCFSILPRQALHAKSLGFTHPATKEWHQFDSELPDDMVQVLEKWERYASSSTNEL, from the coding sequence ATGTTGGAAGATGAAAACATAAGTGAGCAAGATGGCGAGGAAGAATTGTATGAGCATTACAACTTCACTGCAGATCAAGGTCAGGAGGTATTGCGAATAGATAAATTTCTAATTGATCGAATGCCGAATACGTCTAGGAATAAAATTCAGGTGGCGGCCAAAAGCGGAAACATACTCGTTAATAAGAAAACCGTTAAACCAAATTACAAAGTAAAGCCTGGTGATGATATTTCGATTGTTCTGCCTTATCCGGTTCGAAATCTGGAATTGATACCACAGAATATCCCCTTGGAGATTATCTATGAAGACGATAGCCTTGTTGTACTGAATAAACAAGCGGGAATAGTCGTACATCCTGGCTATGGTAATTATTCTGGAACCTTAGTCAATGCATTGATCTATCATTTTGATCATCTGCCATCTCTGCCATCAGATTATTTTGGAAGACCGGGCCTTGTGCATCGATTAGATAAAAATACAACTGGACTAATGGTTGTTGCCAAAACAGAAAATGCACTAAATCATTTGGCCAATCAATTTTATGAACGGACAACGTTTAGACGCTATAATGCAATTGTCTGGGGAGACCTAAGGGAAGATGAAGGTACAATAACAGGTCATATTGGCAGAAGTCTTAAGAATCGGAAAGTAATGGACGTCTTTCCAGAAGGAGATCATGGTAAACATGCTGTAACGCATTATAAAGTGCTCAAAAGGTTTGGATACGTCACGCTAATAGAATGTCGATTAGAGACGGGCAGAACGCACCAAATTAGGGTTCACTTCAAACATATAGGACATCCACTTTTTAATGACAATGAATACGGAGGAGATAAGATACTTAAAGGAACGATTTTCTCTAAGTATAAGGCCTTCATAGAAAACTGCTTCTCGATACTACCACGCCAAGCTTTACACGCAAAATCATTAGGTTTTACCCATCCAGCAACTAAAGAATGGCACCAGTTTGACTCAGAGTTACCAGATGATATGGTTCAGGTTTTAGAGAAATGGGAGCGTTATGCGTCTTCCAGTACGAATGAATTGTAA
- a CDS encoding phosphatidate cytidylyltransferase — MKDLLTRALTGLVFISVLIGAIVWNKYAVAGLFFIVAILGLVEFFKLMEKAGFKPKKRVAGTVGALIYVIIALYSFKGEITYAYLLFIFPLLVTLVLIELFRKSEYPVTNFAFSIAGIFYVVIPFAMLNFFAYNADGEFYDTLQISGYQYILLLAFFVIQWANDTGAYLVGRAIGKHKLFERISPNKTWEGAIGGAVFALLAGFLFAFFSTGHIGHWLAIAGLITVFGTLGDLTESQIKRSVGVKDSGNILPGHGGILDRFDGVLFSAPFVLTYLHLFEIHLNVFN; from the coding sequence TTGAAAGATCTCTTGACCAGAGCGCTTACGGGACTAGTGTTTATTTCAGTCCTCATCGGAGCCATCGTATGGAATAAGTATGCGGTTGCCGGACTCTTTTTCATTGTTGCTATATTAGGTTTAGTTGAGTTTTTCAAACTTATGGAGAAAGCTGGGTTTAAACCCAAGAAGAGAGTGGCAGGAACAGTTGGTGCACTAATCTATGTGATCATAGCACTTTATAGCTTCAAAGGAGAAATTACCTACGCTTATTTGTTATTTATTTTCCCGCTACTGGTTACGCTGGTCTTAATTGAGTTATTCAGAAAGAGCGAATACCCAGTGACTAATTTTGCCTTCTCCATTGCAGGGATATTTTATGTAGTGATTCCATTCGCTATGCTGAATTTCTTTGCCTATAATGCGGACGGTGAGTTTTACGATACGCTTCAGATATCAGGTTATCAGTACATTTTGCTACTTGCCTTTTTTGTCATTCAGTGGGCTAATGACACTGGTGCATATTTAGTTGGACGAGCTATTGGTAAGCACAAACTTTTTGAAAGAATTAGTCCGAACAAAACCTGGGAAGGAGCTATCGGTGGAGCTGTGTTTGCGCTCTTAGCAGGATTTCTATTTGCTTTTTTTAGCACTGGGCATATCGGACACTGGCTAGCCATTGCTGGGCTTATAACGGTATTTGGAACACTGGGTGACCTTACCGAAAGTCAAATTAAGAGAAGTGTAGGAGTAAAAGACTCGGGGAATATCTTACCCGGACATGGAGGAATTCTCGATAGATTTGATGGTGTGCTGTTTAGTGCCCCATTCGTTCTGACATATTTACACCTATTTGAGATTCACCTAAATGTGTTCAACTAA
- the ftsH gene encoding ATP-dependent zinc metalloprotease FtsH produces the protein MANNKPKRPNPMGGNKGGKKPSFNFYWIYAVIAVILIAFTLIDWEGSSKKISQPEFEANILDSNYVDHILIKDKSVVEVYLNEEGLKSHYYKENKSKNDGSLLGGAQTGPQFFFKIISPETFGETIKEWETAHPGFDYDVDETNTLGRDILGWIIPIGLMIVIWIIIMRRITGGAGGAGSQIFSIGKSRAQVFGNGKSTNVSFKDVAGLEGAKEEIQEIVDFLKHPKKYTELGAKIPKGALLVGPPGTGKTLLAKAVAGEAKVPFFSLSGSDFVEMFVGVGASRVRDLFKQAKEKSPSIIFIDEIDAIGKARGRNAQMSSNDEHENTLNQLLTEMDGFGTNSGVIILAATNRADVLDKALLRAGRFDRQIMVDMPDLNERKAIFNVHLKPIKVTADLDREFLAKQTPGFSGADIANICNEAALIAARKKKKMVEMQDFLDAVDRIVGGLEKKNKIITPEEKRTIAFHEAGHATVSWMCEYANPLVKVTIVPRGRSLGAAWYLPEERQITTTQQILDEMCAAMGGRAAEKLIFGRISTGALSDLDKVTKQATAMVTIYGLNEKIGNVSYYDPQNQYGFTKPYSEETARLIDEEVKNMIEEQYKRAIKILSENKDKLVELAEMLLKKEVIFKDDLEKVFGKRPFDHVIPDPEEVKKEDANSNDDPIIPTDTDNSEEDID, from the coding sequence ATGGCAAATAATAAACCAAAGAGGCCAAATCCGATGGGAGGAAATAAGGGAGGAAAAAAGCCGTCCTTTAATTTTTATTGGATATATGCAGTTATCGCAGTGATCCTTATTGCTTTTACCCTTATTGATTGGGAGGGAAGTAGTAAGAAAATATCACAGCCAGAGTTTGAAGCGAATATTTTAGACTCGAACTATGTAGATCATATTTTGATCAAAGACAAATCCGTTGTTGAGGTTTACTTGAACGAGGAAGGGCTGAAGTCACACTATTATAAAGAGAATAAATCAAAGAATGACGGATCTTTATTGGGTGGTGCTCAAACAGGCCCTCAGTTCTTTTTTAAAATAATTAGTCCTGAGACATTCGGAGAAACGATCAAAGAATGGGAGACAGCTCATCCCGGTTTTGATTATGATGTCGATGAAACCAACACACTGGGTAGAGATATCCTCGGGTGGATTATTCCAATAGGTTTAATGATCGTTATTTGGATCATTATTATGAGAAGAATCACAGGAGGCGCAGGAGGTGCTGGAAGTCAGATTTTTAGCATTGGAAAATCTCGTGCACAGGTTTTTGGCAACGGCAAGAGTACCAATGTTTCATTCAAGGATGTAGCTGGTCTTGAAGGAGCAAAAGAAGAAATTCAAGAAATCGTAGACTTTCTAAAACACCCAAAAAAATATACCGAGTTAGGCGCTAAGATTCCTAAAGGTGCCTTACTTGTAGGACCTCCAGGTACGGGTAAAACGTTGTTGGCTAAAGCTGTTGCTGGAGAAGCAAAAGTGCCATTCTTCTCGTTGTCAGGTTCTGATTTTGTGGAGATGTTTGTAGGAGTTGGTGCATCTAGAGTAAGAGACCTTTTCAAGCAGGCAAAGGAGAAATCACCAAGTATCATTTTTATCGATGAAATCGATGCGATCGGTAAAGCTCGTGGTAGAAATGCTCAAATGAGCTCTAACGATGAGCATGAGAACACCTTGAATCAATTATTGACCGAAATGGACGGTTTTGGTACAAATAGTGGTGTGATCATTCTTGCAGCTACAAACCGAGCCGATGTCTTGGATAAAGCATTGTTAAGAGCAGGACGTTTTGACCGACAGATCATGGTCGATATGCCAGACTTGAACGAAAGGAAAGCGATTTTTAATGTTCACCTCAAGCCCATTAAAGTTACTGCGGATTTAGATCGAGAGTTTCTTGCAAAGCAAACACCTGGTTTTAGTGGTGCTGATATTGCAAATATTTGTAATGAGGCTGCGCTTATTGCTGCAAGAAAGAAAAAGAAAATGGTCGAAATGCAGGACTTTCTTGATGCTGTGGACCGGATTGTTGGAGGACTTGAGAAAAAGAACAAGATCATTACTCCAGAGGAGAAACGTACCATTGCCTTTCACGAAGCTGGGCATGCCACAGTTTCTTGGATGTGTGAGTATGCTAACCCACTTGTAAAGGTAACTATTGTCCCAAGGGGAAGAAGTTTGGGAGCAGCATGGTACTTGCCAGAGGAACGCCAAATTACAACTACACAACAGATCTTAGATGAAATGTGTGCGGCTATGGGCGGAAGAGCTGCGGAGAAACTGATATTCGGTAGAATTAGCACCGGAGCTTTAAGTGATCTTGATAAGGTAACGAAGCAAGCTACTGCCATGGTGACCATTTATGGTCTTAATGAAAAGATAGGGAATGTGTCTTATTATGATCCTCAAAACCAATATGGCTTTACTAAACCTTATTCTGAGGAAACAGCAAGGTTGATTGATGAGGAGGTAAAGAATATGATCGAGGAGCAGTACAAGCGTGCGATAAAGATTTTATCTGAAAATAAAGATAAATTGGTAGAATTGGCTGAGATGCTTCTAAAGAAGGAAGTCATCTTTAAGGATGATTTGGAAAAGGTATTTGGTAAACGACCATTTGATCACGTGATTCCAGATCCAGAAGAAGTGAAGAAAGAAGATGCGAATTCGAATGACGATCCAATAATCCCTACTGATACTGATAATTCAGAGGAAGATATAGATTAA
- the rsfS gene encoding ribosome silencing factor produces MTQEKNAASVLLKETIIEGVTDLKAKDPVCIDLRETDGAVTDFFVICHGDSSTHIDGIANSVTKNVSKKLGQRPWHHEGKQSAEWKLLDYVDVVVHIFNKESRDFYDLEGLWADAPIERIEEVK; encoded by the coding sequence ATGACTCAAGAAAAAAACGCTGCTTCTGTTCTATTGAAAGAGACAATTATTGAGGGAGTTACTGATTTGAAGGCTAAAGATCCAGTTTGCATTGACCTAAGAGAGACGGATGGTGCGGTTACTGATTTTTTTGTGATTTGTCATGGTGATTCATCGACCCATATTGATGGAATTGCGAATTCGGTGACGAAAAATGTGAGTAAGAAGTTGGGACAAAGACCATGGCATCATGAAGGTAAACAAAGTGCAGAATGGAAACTGTTGGATTATGTGGATGTGGTTGTACACATTTTTAACAAAGAATCACGGGATTTTTATGATCTGGAAGGACTGTGGGCGGATGCTCCAATAGAAAGAATTGAAGAAGTTAAATAA